In one Notolabrus celidotus isolate fNotCel1 chromosome 1, fNotCel1.pri, whole genome shotgun sequence genomic region, the following are encoded:
- the LOC117823186 gene encoding uncharacterized protein LOC117823186 — translation MEDELQDLREQVRQLRADKERLQEEAGHHAEAQAGPSAPRTMMNTAAPERIIYLPRERKCPMFRGTHGIGVDEWVEEVRASMRARHVGLNDQACFIFDHLEGEARDEIKYRPCLDRGDPDRVLAILEELYGCPKSYVSLQEDFFSRRQLEGESLQEYSHALYFLMDKVVASAPNRMTNTSILLRDQFVENVNDSDLRRELKRLVRSDPTLSLLDSSSVQRNVECPPSSSTTEQLAALTALVHKQQEQLGKLTEAIKAMQAPLVPRPSRPSSVVCRRCQQTGHYARECENERVPHYPNNPSRAPRTQAAVFQSAGN, via the exons ATGGAGGACGAGCTGCAGGACCTCAGGGAGCAAGTGCGACAGCTACGGGCAGACAAGGAGCGGCTACAGGAAGAGGCTGGGCATCATGCCGAAGCACAAGCGGGTCCGAGTGCCCCCAGGACAATGATGAACACTGCTGCCCCTGAACGCATAATCTACCTTCCACGAGAAAGGAAGTGCCCCATGTTCAGGGGTACTCATGGTATTGGGGTAGATGAGTGGGTGGAGGAGGTACGAGCTAGCATGAGGGCTAGACATGTGGGTCTCAATGACCaggcatgttttatttttgatcacCTAGAGGGCGAGGCTAGGGATGAGATAAAGTACAGACCATGTTTAGACCGTGGAGACCCAGATCGTGTTCTAGCCATATTAGAGGAGCTCTATGGGTGCCCAAAGTCCtatgtgtctctgcaggaagaCTTCTTTTCTAGGAGACAGCTAGAGGGAGAGTCTCTGCAAGAATATTCTCATGCATTGTATTTCTTAATGGACAAAGTTGTTGCTAGTGCCCCTAATAGAATGACTAACACTTCTATCTTGCTACGTGATCAGTTCGTAGAGAATGTTAATGACTCTGATCTTCGTAGGGAACTGAAGAGGTTGGTTCGCAGTGATCCCACGCTGTCCCTACTTGAT AGCTCCAGTGTCCAGCGTAATGTTGAGTGCCCACCTAGCAGTTCCACCACCGAACAGCTTGCAGCTTTGACCGCTTTGGTACATAAACAGCAGGAACAGCTAGGTAAGCTCACTGAGGCTATCAAAGCGATGCAGGCGCCCCTAGTCCCCAGACCTAGTCGACCCAGTAGTGTTGTGTGCAGACGGTGTCAGCAGACAGGACACTATGCCCGTGAATGTGAGAATGAGCGTGTCCCACATTATCCAAACAATCCTTCACGTGCTCCTCGCACACAAGCCGCTGTTTTTCAGTCGGCGGGAAACTAG